In Symmachiella dynata, the following are encoded in one genomic region:
- a CDS encoding phospholipase D family protein, with amino-acid sequence MLAIDGTYWPREPRSAENAPLAQMISQLPDLAVRQPTTETYRQHAELIAKELPRVAFEPPEGSNSIRFWPLGLESRDQWPFEEPMDRLLVISPFVSDGLLNRLSQDVETTIISRAEELMRLTPETLEQLTARYTLDPAAESDVPDSAGSEEPVEFANEATEEGQTNEETAQDAGQDNLSGLHAKVYIADQEGEGHIWTGSANATDAAFGKNVEILVELVGKHEEYGVEAVLDPQNKNGLHTLLQPFVRPQENEVDEVAEKLERLLDDTQMAIAKHELRVQVEAVTSPEEELFDLKVHAVLPFPERWLSARDVSCRPITLRESWKQTFTDAGSVTFQQLHFDRLTPFILFSVRVGIEDRTQERQFVVNLPIEGLPENRRERLLLSLLRNSAQLMRYLLFLLADDGWDARDTLNLLEGIDGSTSGSQDGSSAFDLPLLEPMLKALAKAPEKLDRIAQLVADLEKTPEGRAIIPPEFAETWKPIWEVRRGMQP; translated from the coding sequence ATGCTCGCCATCGATGGAACCTATTGGCCGCGTGAGCCTCGATCTGCTGAGAACGCTCCGCTCGCACAAATGATTTCTCAATTGCCGGACCTCGCTGTGAGGCAGCCGACTACGGAGACATATCGCCAGCATGCAGAACTGATTGCGAAGGAACTGCCGCGTGTCGCTTTTGAACCACCGGAAGGTTCGAATTCGATCCGGTTCTGGCCCTTGGGGCTTGAAAGCCGAGACCAGTGGCCGTTCGAGGAGCCGATGGACCGCCTACTGGTGATTTCACCATTCGTGTCGGACGGACTGCTCAACCGTCTTTCCCAAGATGTTGAAACAACCATCATTTCACGCGCTGAGGAACTGATGCGACTCACGCCAGAAACCCTTGAGCAACTGACGGCGAGATACACGCTCGATCCTGCCGCTGAATCAGACGTTCCAGACTCGGCAGGCAGTGAAGAACCGGTTGAGTTTGCAAACGAGGCTACCGAAGAAGGTCAAACGAACGAGGAAACAGCACAGGATGCAGGACAAGACAATCTATCTGGTCTGCATGCCAAGGTTTACATTGCTGATCAGGAGGGTGAGGGGCACATCTGGACCGGTTCCGCCAACGCGACGGACGCAGCTTTCGGAAAGAACGTCGAAATCCTTGTCGAGTTGGTCGGAAAGCACGAGGAATACGGAGTAGAAGCTGTGCTCGATCCACAGAACAAGAATGGACTCCACACGCTTCTGCAACCCTTTGTTCGTCCGCAGGAAAACGAGGTTGATGAAGTTGCAGAGAAACTGGAACGCCTGCTGGACGACACGCAGATGGCCATTGCGAAGCACGAACTGCGCGTCCAGGTTGAAGCCGTCACCAGCCCTGAGGAGGAACTGTTCGACCTCAAGGTCCATGCCGTACTGCCGTTCCCGGAAAGGTGGCTTTCTGCTCGTGACGTGAGTTGTCGACCAATCACGCTGCGGGAATCTTGGAAACAGACTTTTACCGACGCGGGTAGCGTTACCTTTCAGCAACTGCACTTTGACCGACTGACTCCATTTATTTTGTTTAGTGTTCGAGTTGGCATCGAGGATCGAACACAGGAGCGGCAGTTTGTCGTCAATCTACCCATTGAGGGTTTGCCAGAAAACCGCCGCGAACGCCTGCTCCTGTCGCTGCTGCGAAACAGCGCTCAGCTCATGCGTTACTTGTTGTTTCTGCTCGCCGACGACGGCTGGGATGCTCGCGATACGCTCAACCTGCTGGAGGGAATTGACGGATCAACGAGCGGATCACAGGACGGCAGCTCTGCCTTCGACCTTCCTTTGCTCGAACCCATGCTCAAGGCGTTGGCCAAGGCACCAGAGAAACTGGATCGGATCGCCCAATTGGTTGCCGATTTGGAAAAAACACCTGAAGGAAGGGCGATCATTCCACCGGAGTTCGCAGAGACCTGGAAGCCGATCTGGGAAGTGCGAAGGGGGATGCAGCCATGA
- a CDS encoding DUF6361 family protein, producing MASTFTWLDFSEGERRQAMEVIDQYSDEDTRDELGIGTVRDSLADLLFPGTSTIQTRARYFLFIPWVYLELERRKIGYANIAMEARKAETVLIDKLLAAGADLGVIGARSRGKLQRLPSTAYWAGLRKWGILQLARSKDEYHRWLDLYYDKLYRAPAAEELDDAGSIGSANWHPHIPSPPETFPDGTTFDLTIEEADYLADRIRQTTAGSLLAHYVSHEIIPEAPLPWLDEACQALPEQIRNLVDHAQHFSEVMHGAALLYNLLLAESHPRFSDLCDQYRDSLTEWWEDVPMMRASPVADKRDAFWSLVESNTAHRVPPPTKTFVNRWHEMVVEAASEASIVDNSDARFLVKDRERKIKTGRARIGNHQMLQDWGGKSGTTQLNYRWPTSSQIIEDIVRPLKD from the coding sequence ATGGCTTCAACTTTCACATGGCTCGATTTCTCCGAAGGCGAACGTCGCCAGGCGATGGAGGTGATTGACCAGTATTCCGATGAGGATACGCGAGACGAACTGGGAATTGGCACGGTCCGTGATTCATTGGCGGACCTGCTATTTCCCGGTACAAGTACGATCCAGACGCGTGCCCGGTATTTTCTTTTTATCCCGTGGGTCTATCTCGAACTCGAACGTCGCAAAATCGGCTACGCGAACATTGCCATGGAAGCACGCAAGGCGGAGACGGTCCTGATTGACAAGCTATTGGCTGCCGGCGCGGACTTAGGCGTGATCGGGGCTCGTTCACGAGGCAAACTCCAGAGATTGCCAAGCACCGCATATTGGGCGGGATTGCGTAAGTGGGGAATCCTCCAACTCGCGAGATCAAAAGACGAATATCACCGCTGGCTTGATCTCTATTACGACAAACTCTACCGTGCTCCTGCTGCTGAAGAATTGGACGACGCGGGGAGCATTGGTTCGGCGAACTGGCATCCTCATATTCCGTCACCCCCGGAAACATTCCCGGACGGAACGACATTCGATCTGACAATCGAGGAAGCGGACTATCTTGCTGATCGTATTAGGCAGACGACGGCTGGCAGTTTGTTGGCTCACTACGTCAGCCACGAAATCATTCCTGAAGCTCCATTGCCATGGCTGGATGAGGCGTGCCAGGCATTGCCCGAGCAAATCCGCAATCTGGTGGACCATGCCCAACACTTTTCAGAGGTCATGCACGGTGCGGCTTTGCTCTACAACCTGCTGCTGGCTGAGTCGCATCCTCGATTCTCTGACCTCTGCGATCAATACCGCGACAGCCTGACTGAATGGTGGGAGGACGTTCCAATGATGAGGGCGTCACCGGTCGCCGACAAACGCGATGCCTTTTGGTCGTTGGTTGAAAGCAACACAGCGCATCGGGTTCCTCCGCCAACCAAGACGTTTGTCAATCGCTGGCATGAGATGGTTGTCGAGGCTGCAAGCGAGGCGTCGATCGTTGACAACAGTGACGCCAGATTTCTGGTCAAAGATCGAGAACGCAAAATCAAAACAGGTCGCGCACGAATTGGAAATCACCAGATGTTACAGGACTGGGGTGGCAAGTCGGGAACCACCCAGCTGAATTATCGTTGGCCAACGTCTTCACAGATCATTGAAGACATCGTACGGCCACTAAAGGATTAA
- a CDS encoding helicase-related protein codes for MTQATPKPNPEVVLNRLKDFQRCTVEHVFDRMYEANEPTRRFLVADEVGLGKTLVARGVIAKVVEHLWQQRSINIIYICSSGDIARQNVQRLNISSDVEFKSPDRITLLPQHVEDLKKNKLNFIALTPGTSFDLKNATGRKEERVLLYWMLKSIWQLDGAAPKNVLQVGVEKQNFREQIKRFDRDRSISRGLKSAFRAALADDNAECRERGRSTLKVRFNRVCRELPRSREWKRIPEDTRSEIRSMIGELRALLAETCIRALSPDLIILDEFQRFRSLLEGEDDAGLLAEKLFEWKDARVLLLSATPYKMYTRGLDAGDDDHYRDFLKTINFLLSDANAAERIDKTLREFRRSLYQLTEGDGQQAEKHRCSLESQLRDVMVRTERMAVSTTRDAMLKEVRSPVPITKEDIESFLETGRLINWLESVNGGQLTDQTEYWKSAPFLLNFMEQYKLKQSFDTTADWLRRGSRAAKELAAQLLACKHSLLSTGVMENYESIDPVNSRLRELASETLECDGAELWKLLWLPPSAPYHELAGPFAATGLGQFTKRLIFSSWKVVPKAISVLLSYEAERQMFQSFDAEARNTTADRERRARLLDFARSQGRLSGMPVLGLVYPCSFFATYCDPLELAKPALREGRRPPLSEVLGKARTTIKKALRKLTRNQPNTGPTDADWYWVAPILLDLETWPNEIGEWLEYASLAEDWRGPYIPRREGTADTAWTDHVKRAVELANNPGELGRPPDDLGDVMALAAIGGPATAALRALVRMCQGEQLTTNMEVRDAAGAIGWALRYQFNLPEVIAMIRGLNRAEPYWRRVLEYCCDGCLQSVLDEYMHVQHDAQSLAGKPPEVSVKALATSLTEAVTIRVSQPHIDDIQASKDGAIKVQSHVTRSRFAMRFGDDHAEQESSRLRKEHVRAAFNSPFWPFVLATTSIGQEGLDFHQYCHAVVHWNLPANPVDLEQREGRVHRYKGHAVRKNVASRHVTAISDSRRDEDPWTYLFEAARRSRVTNHDLIPYWLYSIEDGAMIERHLPMLPLSKEISMVPDLKRSLAVYRMVFGQPRQDDLLEYLSQQFTAEQLAEHFQKLRIDLTPPLALTTVERSMTTSSC; via the coding sequence ATGACTCAGGCTACCCCAAAACCTAACCCTGAAGTGGTTTTGAATCGGCTGAAAGACTTCCAGCGGTGCACGGTCGAACATGTGTTCGATCGCATGTACGAGGCAAATGAGCCAACTCGAAGATTTCTCGTTGCTGATGAGGTTGGACTCGGTAAAACGCTTGTCGCACGTGGCGTTATTGCCAAAGTTGTGGAGCATTTGTGGCAACAACGCAGTATCAACATCATCTATATCTGTTCCAGCGGAGATATTGCACGGCAGAACGTGCAGAGGCTGAACATCAGTAGCGACGTCGAGTTCAAGTCACCGGATCGCATCACATTGTTGCCACAGCATGTCGAGGATTTGAAGAAGAACAAACTGAATTTCATTGCCCTGACTCCCGGAACGTCGTTCGATCTCAAGAATGCGACGGGCCGTAAAGAGGAACGAGTGCTGCTGTACTGGATGTTGAAGTCAATCTGGCAGTTGGATGGGGCGGCTCCCAAAAACGTCTTGCAGGTCGGCGTCGAAAAACAGAATTTCCGAGAACAGATCAAGCGATTCGACAGAGACCGCAGTATTTCACGTGGTCTGAAATCAGCGTTTCGCGCAGCACTTGCGGACGATAATGCTGAATGTCGAGAACGAGGGCGGTCAACGCTCAAGGTGCGGTTCAATCGCGTATGCCGCGAGTTGCCAAGGTCACGGGAATGGAAACGGATACCCGAAGACACTCGTTCCGAAATACGCTCGATGATTGGTGAGTTGCGAGCTTTGCTCGCGGAAACCTGTATCCGTGCATTGAGCCCGGACCTGATCATCCTTGACGAATTTCAACGGTTTCGTAGCCTGCTGGAAGGCGAGGACGATGCTGGCCTCCTGGCTGAGAAGTTATTCGAATGGAAGGATGCTCGCGTCCTTCTGCTTTCAGCAACACCCTACAAGATGTACACACGCGGCCTCGATGCAGGTGACGATGATCACTACCGGGATTTCCTCAAGACAATCAACTTCCTGTTGTCGGATGCAAATGCAGCGGAACGAATCGACAAAACTCTGCGCGAGTTTCGACGATCGCTGTATCAGTTGACCGAAGGAGATGGACAACAAGCCGAAAAACATCGATGCTCACTGGAGTCACAGCTGCGAGATGTCATGGTGAGAACGGAACGCATGGCCGTCTCGACAACTCGTGATGCCATGTTGAAGGAAGTGCGATCTCCGGTTCCGATTACCAAAGAAGACATTGAGTCCTTCCTTGAGACCGGGCGGCTTATCAATTGGTTGGAATCAGTCAACGGCGGACAGTTGACAGACCAAACGGAATACTGGAAGTCCGCGCCTTTCCTGCTGAACTTCATGGAGCAATACAAGCTGAAGCAGTCGTTCGACACCACTGCTGATTGGCTTCGTCGAGGCTCACGCGCCGCCAAAGAACTCGCCGCGCAGCTTCTTGCGTGCAAGCACTCGCTGCTCTCCACCGGTGTAATGGAGAATTACGAGTCGATTGATCCTGTGAATTCGCGACTCAGAGAGTTGGCAAGCGAGACACTGGAGTGCGACGGTGCTGAATTATGGAAGCTCCTTTGGCTGCCGCCATCAGCGCCCTATCACGAACTGGCGGGGCCATTCGCGGCGACGGGTCTGGGACAGTTCACGAAGCGATTGATATTCTCAAGCTGGAAAGTCGTGCCGAAAGCAATTTCAGTGCTTCTCAGCTATGAAGCAGAACGGCAGATGTTTCAGTCATTTGATGCGGAAGCCCGAAACACGACCGCCGATCGCGAGCGACGCGCGAGACTATTGGATTTCGCTCGCTCGCAAGGGCGACTGAGCGGCATGCCTGTTCTGGGGTTGGTTTACCCGTGTAGCTTCTTCGCGACTTATTGTGACCCACTGGAATTGGCGAAGCCTGCACTCCGAGAAGGCCGACGTCCTCCGCTGTCCGAAGTGCTGGGCAAGGCTCGCACGACTATTAAGAAAGCACTACGCAAACTCACGCGGAATCAACCGAACACAGGTCCAACAGACGCTGATTGGTATTGGGTAGCACCCATTCTGCTCGATCTTGAAACGTGGCCGAATGAGATCGGTGAATGGCTGGAATACGCTTCATTGGCGGAGGATTGGCGCGGGCCGTACATCCCAAGACGAGAAGGTACGGCTGATACTGCCTGGACTGATCACGTCAAACGTGCCGTGGAACTGGCCAACAACCCCGGTGAACTTGGCAGACCGCCTGACGACTTAGGTGATGTAATGGCGTTAGCCGCAATCGGCGGGCCAGCGACGGCAGCGCTACGCGCTCTCGTGCGAATGTGCCAGGGTGAACAGCTTACGACAAACATGGAAGTTCGTGATGCCGCAGGGGCAATTGGCTGGGCGCTCCGGTATCAGTTCAATCTACCGGAAGTCATCGCGATGATTCGCGGATTGAATCGTGCCGAACCTTATTGGCGGCGGGTACTCGAGTACTGTTGTGACGGCTGTTTGCAGAGTGTTCTTGACGAGTACATGCACGTTCAGCACGACGCTCAGTCGCTCGCCGGGAAACCACCGGAGGTATCCGTGAAAGCGCTAGCCACATCTCTAACAGAAGCTGTCACGATTCGTGTTTCTCAGCCGCATATAGACGACATTCAAGCCAGCAAGGACGGCGCGATCAAAGTTCAGTCTCACGTCACCCGTTCCCGTTTCGCAATGCGATTTGGCGACGACCATGCTGAGCAGGAGAGTTCCCGACTCCGAAAAGAACATGTCAGGGCGGCTTTCAACTCGCCGTTCTGGCCGTTCGTGTTGGCCACCACCTCAATCGGCCAAGAGGGATTGGACTTTCATCAGTATTGTCACGCCGTTGTGCATTGGAACCTGCCAGCTAATCCAGTCGACCTTGAACAGCGCGAGGGCCGGGTACACCGATACAAAGGCCATGCTGTCAGAAAGAATGTGGCGAGTCGGCACGTTACCGCGATCTCGGACTCTCGACGTGATGAAGACCCTTGGACTTATTTATTCGAGGCCGCCCGCCGGAGTCGCGTGACAAACCACGACCTTATTCCGTATTGGCTATACAGCATTGAAGATGGAGCCATGATCGAAAGGCACCTTCCCATGCTGCCTTTGAGTAAAGAAATATCGATGGTCCCCGACCTCAAACGCTCCTTAGCCGTTTACCGCATGGTGTTCGGTCAGCCTCGGCAAGACGACCTGCTTGAATACTTGTCCCAACAGTTCACTGCTGAACAACTGGCTGAGCACTTTCAAAAACTGCGAATCGATCTGACGCCTCCCCTTGCGCTCACCACCGTCGAAAGAAGTATGACAACCAGTTCCTGCTAG